Proteins encoded within one genomic window of Bradyrhizobium sp. 186:
- a CDS encoding methyltransferase domain-containing protein, whose translation MSTPSVISLERDTPELARTYEQAGILQFHHGKFLVGPLALKSGDRVLDIGAGTGRLTEFVAKLVGPDGRVIGIDPLENRIAIARLRASKTLSFDVGRAEDLSRFGSGEFDAVYLNSVFHWIADKQRALHEIRRVLKPGGRVGLNVQDPTKPHESRTLLRQAIEQAGFGERSGESHRVLGATDVELKALFAETAFVDYRSDLRSLVDLHGDVSSVLGWSEASAFGNFLGDFSPEEREAIDAAFAALVEAKRTPEGLRLERYLRFAFARKPESQNIPSVS comes from the coding sequence ATGTCGACCCCCAGCGTCATCAGCCTCGAACGGGACACGCCCGAGCTTGCTCGCACCTACGAGCAGGCCGGTATCCTCCAGTTTCACCACGGCAAATTCCTCGTCGGTCCTCTGGCGTTGAAGTCCGGGGATCGCGTGCTCGATATCGGCGCGGGCACTGGCCGGCTCACCGAATTCGTCGCGAAACTCGTCGGCCCTGACGGCCGCGTGATCGGCATCGATCCGCTCGAAAACCGTATCGCTATCGCGCGCCTCCGCGCGTCGAAGACGCTGAGCTTCGATGTCGGCCGCGCCGAGGACCTTTCGCGCTTTGGGTCCGGCGAATTCGATGCCGTGTACCTCAACAGCGTCTTCCACTGGATCGCGGACAAGCAGCGCGCGTTGCACGAGATTCGCCGCGTCCTCAAGCCGGGAGGCCGGGTCGGGTTGAACGTTCAGGACCCGACCAAACCTCACGAGTCGCGGACCTTGCTTCGCCAGGCAATCGAACAGGCCGGATTCGGCGAACGAAGCGGCGAGTCGCACCGTGTGCTCGGAGCAACCGACGTCGAGCTCAAGGCGCTATTCGCCGAAACCGCTTTCGTTGATTACCGGAGCGACCTGCGATCACTCGTCGATTTGCACGGCGACGTGAGTTCGGTGCTCGGATGGTCCGAAGCCAGCGCATTCGGCAACTTCCTCGGCGACTTTTCCCCGGAGGAACGGGAAGCGATCGACGCCGCCTTCGCTGCGCTGGTCGAGGCGAAGCGCACGCCGGAGGGCCTCCGCCTGGAGCGATATCTGCGATTCGCGTTCGCGCGAAAGCCGGAGTCGCAAAATATCCCGTCCGTTTCCTAG
- a CDS encoding LLM class flavin-dependent oxidoreductase: MGNQRQLVLNLFIYPGGHHEAAWRYKGSEADRILDITYYQELAQRAEASKFDAIFFADGPALADNVRYAQRFRFEPITWLAAIAAVTTRIGLIATASTTYTKPYNLARLFASLDHLSRGRAGWNIVTTSAPQAAQNFGLPEHPPHHERYERAREYLDVISRLWDSWEDDALVNDPVSGIFADTSKIHTLDHVGKHFRVRGPLNISRTPQGRPVYVQAGASDDGRAFAARFAEAIFTAHQTLESATAFYADIKRQARTFDRGPDEIKILPGISPFIGSTQAEADRLQDEFNELIQPEYSLTQLRQMIGVDLTGYDLDGPVPRHLIDTASARGVASRFKLVVDIVDREKPTIRQLVQRLAGARGHWVIAGTPEKIADNIQTWFEGGAADGFNVMPPWLPGGFDVFAEQVVPILRKRGLFREDYTGTTLREHYGLTRLASIYSSAAKAIA, translated from the coding sequence ATGGGCAACCAACGGCAGCTTGTTCTCAATCTCTTCATTTATCCGGGCGGCCACCACGAAGCCGCCTGGCGCTACAAGGGGTCCGAGGCGGACCGCATTCTCGACATCACCTATTACCAGGAGCTGGCGCAGCGTGCCGAGGCGAGTAAGTTCGACGCCATCTTCTTTGCTGACGGGCCGGCGCTGGCTGATAATGTCCGTTACGCCCAGCGTTTTCGTTTCGAGCCAATTACGTGGCTCGCGGCGATCGCGGCGGTGACCACGCGCATCGGCCTGATCGCGACGGCGTCGACGACCTATACCAAGCCTTACAATCTGGCGCGACTGTTTGCCTCGCTCGATCACCTCAGCCGGGGCCGCGCCGGCTGGAACATCGTCACCACCAGCGCGCCCCAGGCCGCGCAGAATTTTGGGCTGCCCGAGCATCCGCCTCACCACGAGCGCTACGAGCGCGCCCGCGAATATCTCGACGTCATCTCGCGGCTCTGGGACAGCTGGGAGGACGACGCGCTGGTCAACGACCCCGTTTCCGGCATCTTCGCCGATACCAGCAAGATCCACACGCTCGACCATGTCGGCAAGCACTTTCGCGTTCGTGGCCCGCTGAACATCTCGCGCACGCCGCAGGGTCGGCCGGTCTACGTACAGGCCGGCGCCTCCGACGACGGCCGCGCCTTCGCCGCCCGGTTCGCGGAGGCAATCTTCACGGCGCATCAGACACTGGAGTCGGCAACGGCGTTCTATGCCGACATCAAGCGCCAGGCCCGCACCTTCGACCGCGGTCCCGACGAGATCAAGATCCTGCCCGGAATCAGTCCCTTCATCGGCAGCACGCAAGCCGAAGCGGACCGCCTCCAGGATGAGTTCAACGAGCTGATCCAGCCCGAATATTCGCTGACCCAACTGCGCCAGATGATCGGTGTCGATCTCACCGGCTACGATCTCGACGGTCCCGTCCCGCGCCACCTCATCGACACAGCGAGCGCGCGCGGTGTCGCCAGCCGCTTCAAGCTGGTTGTCGACATCGTCGATCGCGAGAAGCCGACCATTCGCCAGCTGGTACAGCGGCTCGCCGGCGCGCGCGGCCACTGGGTGATTGCCGGCACGCCGGAAAAGATCGCCGACAACATCCAGACCTGGTTCGAAGGCGGCGCCGCCGACGGCTTCAATGTCATGCCGCCGTGGTTGCCTGGCGGCTTCGATGTCTTTGCCGAGCAGGTCGTCCCGATCCTGCGCAAGCGCGGCCTGTTCCGCGAGGATTACACCGGCACGACCTTGCGTGAGCATTACGGCCTGACGCGTCTCGCCAGCATCTATTCCAGCGCGGCCAAGGCGATCGCCTGA
- the epsC gene encoding serine O-acetyltransferase EpsC: MKHEIPHEPSDNEARSPDNSTQKRWQLERVVAALRVSREETHSIRRDGEARRAPSREALQIILDSLTEALFPRHYGQFDLDGENIDYFVGNRLSIALDSLCDQVHRAAIFIGDELTAGFRRDDAIELTRRFASQLADVRGLIISDLRAAFVGDPAARNFPEILIGYPGMTAIIHHRLAHILHQLGARLVARLVAEIAHTRTGIDIHPGASIGSGFFIDHGTGVVIGETAIIGDNVRIYQAVTLGARHFPTDDEGSLIKGDARHPIVEDDVVIYAGATILGRITIGRGSTIGGNVWVTQDVPPNSIVTQATARNKPG, encoded by the coding sequence ATGAAGCACGAAATCCCCCACGAGCCGTCCGACAACGAGGCGCGCAGCCCCGATAATTCGACGCAGAAGCGGTGGCAGCTTGAGCGAGTCGTCGCCGCGCTCCGCGTCTCCCGGGAGGAGACCCACAGCATCCGCCGGGATGGTGAGGCCCGCCGCGCCCCTTCGCGCGAGGCCCTTCAGATCATCCTGGACAGCCTGACCGAAGCGCTGTTCCCGCGCCATTATGGCCAGTTCGACCTCGACGGGGAGAATATCGACTATTTCGTCGGAAACCGCCTCAGCATTGCGCTCGACAGCCTGTGCGACCAGGTCCATCGCGCCGCGATCTTCATCGGCGACGAGCTCACGGCCGGCTTCCGGCGCGACGATGCGATCGAGCTGACGCGCAGGTTCGCGTCACAGCTTGCCGACGTGCGTGGCCTGATCATCAGTGATCTCCGCGCCGCCTTCGTCGGCGACCCCGCGGCCAGGAACTTCCCCGAGATCCTGATCGGCTATCCCGGAATGACCGCGATCATCCACCACCGCCTCGCCCACATCCTCCATCAGCTCGGGGCACGGCTGGTCGCGAGGCTGGTCGCCGAGATCGCTCATACGAGGACCGGCATCGACATTCATCCCGGCGCCAGCATCGGCTCCGGCTTCTTCATCGATCACGGCACCGGCGTCGTGATCGGCGAGACTGCCATCATCGGCGACAACGTCCGCATCTATCAGGCGGTGACGCTCGGGGCACGGCACTTTCCAACCGACGATGAAGGCAGTCTGATCAAGGGCGACGCCCGGCATCCGATCGTCGAGGACGACGTCGTGATCTATGCCGGCGCGACCATTCTCGGCCGGATCACGATCGGCCGCGGCTCGACGATCGGCGGCAACGTCTGGGTGACCCAGGATGTGCCGCCGAACAGCATCGTGACGCAGGCTACGGCCCGCAACAAACCCGGCTAG
- a CDS encoding flavin reductase family protein: protein MGKSDIHLVNAGNEIEHQFRAVMRRLAGGVSIITAGRDHDITGMTVTSLTSLSASPPRVLVSVNRQASSFAPIDRHRVFGVNILGSDQQELASRFSNSRLKGAERFEDISWTTGTSGVPLLGHSLATIECQVEEIIERHSHGIIVGSILSFELSPQVSGLVYWNGQYIEINHDVDLDLLAEISIPLAHVR, encoded by the coding sequence ATGGGAAAGTCGGACATTCATCTGGTCAACGCCGGCAACGAAATCGAGCACCAGTTTCGTGCCGTCATGCGTCGTCTTGCGGGTGGCGTCAGCATCATCACCGCGGGCCGCGACCATGACATCACGGGCATGACGGTGACGTCGCTGACATCGCTGAGCGCAAGCCCGCCCCGCGTGCTGGTCAGTGTCAATCGGCAAGCCTCCTCCTTTGCCCCGATCGATCGTCATCGCGTGTTCGGAGTCAACATCCTCGGGTCCGATCAGCAGGAGCTGGCAAGCCGGTTCAGCAACAGCAGGCTCAAAGGTGCGGAGCGCTTCGAAGATATATCCTGGACTACCGGCACATCGGGCGTCCCTCTGCTCGGCCATTCGCTGGCAACGATCGAATGCCAGGTGGAGGAGATCATCGAGCGACATTCGCACGGGATCATCGTCGGCAGCATCTTGAGCTTCGAGCTGTCACCCCAGGTGTCGGGACTGGTCTACTGGAATGGCCAGTACATCGAGATCAATCACGACGTTGACCTGGACCTGCTCGCCGAGATCAGTATTCCCCTGGCCCATGTCAGGTGA
- a CDS encoding TauD/TfdA family dioxygenase — protein sequence MTDAITIDNVIPRADIVKRSARIGAEIRNIKLSGDLPDRTVAAINQVLLEHKVVFFRDQNHLDDAEQESFAHRLGKLVPHPTVGATKGTASILELDSGRGGGRADQWHTDVTFVDAYPKISVLRGVVIPEFGGDTIWSNTAASYLDLPAPLRKLADELWAVHSNAYDYAVKTRASEADRKHFEEVFTGTIYETEHPVVRVHPETGERTLVLGNFVQRFVGLSKYDSQKLFDLFQSHITAPENTVRWSWQQGDVVIWDNRATQHYAVNDYGDQHRVVRRATIDGEVPVSIDGRNSVTRVKSNKPQAKAA from the coding sequence ATGACGGACGCAATCACCATCGACAACGTCATTCCGCGCGCGGACATCGTCAAGCGCTCGGCACGTATTGGCGCCGAAATCAGGAACATCAAGCTCTCCGGCGATCTCCCGGACCGGACGGTCGCGGCGATCAACCAGGTTTTGCTCGAGCACAAGGTCGTCTTCTTCCGCGACCAGAACCATCTCGACGACGCCGAGCAGGAGAGCTTTGCCCATCGGCTTGGCAAGCTGGTGCCGCATCCGACGGTTGGCGCGACCAAGGGAACGGCGTCGATCCTGGAGCTCGATTCCGGACGCGGCGGCGGCCGCGCCGACCAGTGGCACACCGATGTCACCTTCGTCGACGCCTATCCGAAGATCTCCGTGCTGCGCGGGGTCGTGATCCCCGAGTTCGGCGGCGATACGATCTGGTCGAACACGGCAGCGTCCTATCTCGATCTGCCGGCGCCGCTGCGCAAGCTCGCGGACGAACTCTGGGCAGTGCACAGCAACGCCTATGACTACGCCGTCAAGACCCGCGCGAGCGAGGCCGATAGGAAGCACTTCGAGGAGGTCTTCACCGGCACGATCTACGAGACCGAGCATCCCGTCGTTCGCGTCCATCCCGAGACCGGAGAACGGACGCTGGTGCTCGGCAATTTCGTCCAGCGCTTCGTCGGCCTGTCGAAATATGACAGCCAGAAGCTGTTTGACCTGTTCCAGTCCCACATCACCGCGCCCGAGAACACGGTGCGCTGGAGCTGGCAGCAGGGCGATGTGGTGATCTGGGACAACCGCGCCACCCAACACTACGCTGTCAACGATTACGGCGACCAGCACCGCGTCGTCCGGCGCGCCACCATCGACGGCGAGGTGCCGGTCAGCATCGACGGCCGCAACAGCGTCACCCGCGTCAAGTCGAACAAGCCGCAGGCGAAGGCCGCCTGA
- a CDS encoding acyl-CoA dehydrogenase family protein gives MNKSVSTPSLNTSEPFKTGSPELEALLNQIAEGASDRERERILPFDVIDLIRRARLGALRLPVPAGGAGSTIRDLFAFVIRLGEADANVAHILRNHFSVVERLVRNPKDEQSRQWQKAVAEGAIIGLATTELESPRVGNVTPSTTFTPDGNGDYLLNGTKYYSTGTLYSDYVLVRAADPSGTSGATIVPIKREGIELVDDWDGLGQRLTATGTTHFRNVKVKRQEIVFDAPDTGYGVPYSNTFAQLFLTAIVAGIARATLRDATALVRSRKRTFYYAPTEIPTDDPLLQQTVGQIASGAFAAETVVLAAAEALDVATDAFEAGATNAAEAAHTAALLSAKAKIIADDFAIRGGSLLFDVGGASATKKVTNFDRHWRNARTLSSHNPTTYKARSIGEFEINGSPLPAKGFF, from the coding sequence ATGAACAAGTCCGTATCCACGCCCTCCCTGAACACATCCGAGCCGTTCAAGACCGGCTCGCCCGAACTGGAGGCGTTGCTCAACCAGATCGCCGAGGGCGCAAGCGACCGCGAACGCGAACGGATCCTGCCCTTCGATGTCATCGATCTCATTCGCCGCGCTCGTCTGGGCGCATTGCGGCTCCCCGTTCCGGCCGGCGGCGCCGGCAGCACGATCCGCGATCTCTTCGCTTTCGTCATCCGGCTCGGCGAGGCCGACGCCAATGTGGCGCATATCCTGCGCAATCATTTCAGCGTGGTCGAGCGGCTGGTGCGCAACCCCAAGGACGAGCAGAGCCGGCAATGGCAGAAGGCGGTTGCCGAAGGGGCCATCATCGGGCTTGCAACGACCGAGCTCGAAAGCCCGCGCGTCGGCAATGTCACCCCTAGCACGACGTTCACACCCGATGGAAACGGCGATTACCTGCTGAATGGCACCAAATATTACAGCACCGGAACATTGTACTCGGACTATGTCCTGGTGCGCGCGGCCGATCCATCCGGCACCAGCGGCGCAACAATCGTCCCGATCAAGCGCGAAGGCATCGAGCTGGTCGACGACTGGGACGGCCTCGGGCAGCGGCTCACGGCCACCGGCACGACGCACTTCCGCAACGTCAAGGTCAAGCGCCAGGAGATCGTCTTCGATGCGCCGGACACGGGCTATGGTGTGCCCTACTCCAACACATTCGCCCAGCTCTTCCTGACGGCGATCGTTGCGGGCATTGCGCGCGCAACGCTGCGTGATGCGACCGCGCTGGTGCGCTCGCGCAAGCGCACCTTCTACTACGCGCCGACCGAAATCCCGACCGACGACCCGCTTCTCCAGCAGACGGTCGGCCAGATCGCCAGCGGCGCCTTCGCCGCCGAGACCGTGGTGCTGGCGGCCGCCGAGGCGCTGGACGTCGCGACCGACGCCTTCGAGGCGGGCGCGACGAATGCGGCGGAAGCTGCCCACACTGCCGCGCTACTTTCCGCTAAGGCCAAGATCATCGCGGACGATTTCGCCATCCGCGGCGGCAGCCTGCTGTTCGACGTCGGCGGCGCGTCCGCGACCAAAAAGGTCACCAATTTCGACCGCCACTGGCGCAATGCGCGGACGCTGTCCTCGCACAATCCGACCACCTACAAGGCACGCTCGATCGGCGAATTCGAGATCAACGGCAGTCCATTGCCCGCCAAGGGGTTCTTCTAG
- a CDS encoding ABC transporter permease, translating to MSNLEMLTLLELAEGSPKDRAAQHAGALTALTGGFARWFGAIGQRSLLLLLFLTVWETAPRLGLVDVTFLPPFSEVIAAGWQLAQSGELYDDVGASLLRALSGFLIAVVLMVPLGLLTGWYARLGDLLNQTIEIARNTAPLALLPVFILLLGIGELSKVTMVVYSCAWPLLLNTIAAVRQVDPLLVKSARTMGATPSQLFRKVILPASLPTIFVGIRLASASAMLVLVASEMVGAKSGLGYLIINSQYSFLIPQMYFGILGITVIGLVFNAILEALERRLMRWKAPVAA from the coding sequence ATGTCTAATCTGGAGATGCTGACGCTGCTGGAGCTGGCCGAGGGAAGTCCGAAGGACCGGGCCGCACAACACGCCGGCGCACTTACTGCGCTGACAGGCGGTTTCGCGCGATGGTTCGGCGCCATCGGACAGCGATCGCTGCTGCTGCTGTTGTTCCTGACCGTCTGGGAGACGGCGCCGCGGCTGGGTCTGGTCGACGTGACGTTTCTGCCGCCGTTCTCCGAGGTGATCGCCGCGGGCTGGCAGCTCGCGCAGAGCGGTGAACTCTATGACGACGTCGGCGCGAGCCTGCTGCGGGCGCTGAGCGGATTCCTGATTGCCGTCGTTCTGATGGTGCCGCTGGGCCTGCTCACGGGATGGTACGCCCGGCTGGGCGATCTCCTGAACCAGACCATCGAGATTGCGCGCAACACGGCGCCGCTGGCGCTGCTGCCTGTGTTCATCCTGCTGCTTGGCATCGGCGAACTCTCGAAAGTCACGATGGTGGTCTATAGCTGTGCCTGGCCGCTGCTGCTCAATACGATCGCGGCCGTCCGGCAGGTCGATCCGCTGCTGGTCAAGTCGGCGCGGACGATGGGCGCGACGCCAAGCCAACTGTTCCGGAAGGTGATCCTGCCGGCGTCGCTGCCGACAATCTTCGTCGGCATTCGGCTGGCAAGCGCCTCCGCGATGCTGGTGCTGGTGGCCTCCGAGATGGTCGGCGCGAAGTCCGGGCTCGGCTATCTCATCATCAACAGCCAGTACAGCTTCCTGATCCCGCAGATGTATTTCGGCATCCTCGGAATCACCGTGATCGGCCTCGTCTTCAACGCGATCCTCGAGGCGCTGGAACGTCGCTTGATGCGCTGGAAGGCGCCCGTGGCGGCCTAG
- a CDS encoding ABC transporter substrate-binding protein, with protein sequence MTNAISALRRLVAGLRARGRQLGIAALGLTGLVGSAMAEPQLEKTEIRYQGWAGQVTFVELADDLGYLAPLKLKWIGNTISGPQDIQTVVTGDIDIGGAFYGAIIKLIAAKAPIKAVVGYYGSDDNTYNGYYVKEDSPIKTARDLIGKKVAVNTLGAHLEFVLREYLARNGLTPAEAKQVTLVAIPPVTGEQVLRQGQVEVATLNGVLRDKALERGGIRRLFADTDIFGNFTGGSYVLRDKFIKDNPNTSRKLVEGVSRAIAWAQTTPPEEVRARFERIIADRKRNEDATPIKYWKSTGVATKGGVIGDVELQVWVDWLVKDGLLKPDQLKPSDLYTNAFNYFRPGKTAEAK encoded by the coding sequence ATGACAAACGCTATCTCTGCGTTGCGTCGCCTGGTTGCCGGTCTGCGTGCAAGAGGACGGCAACTTGGCATCGCCGCCCTCGGGCTGACGGGACTCGTCGGCAGCGCCATGGCCGAGCCGCAGCTCGAAAAGACCGAGATCCGCTACCAGGGCTGGGCCGGGCAGGTGACCTTCGTCGAACTGGCCGACGATCTCGGCTATCTCGCCCCGCTCAAGCTGAAATGGATCGGCAACACCATCAGCGGTCCGCAGGACATCCAGACGGTGGTGACCGGCGACATCGACATCGGCGGCGCGTTCTATGGCGCGATCATCAAGCTGATCGCCGCCAAAGCGCCGATCAAGGCGGTGGTCGGCTATTACGGATCGGACGACAACACCTACAACGGCTATTACGTGAAGGAAGACAGCCCGATCAAGACCGCGCGGGACCTGATCGGCAAGAAGGTCGCGGTCAACACGCTCGGTGCACATCTCGAATTCGTGCTGCGCGAGTATCTGGCGCGCAATGGCCTGACGCCGGCGGAGGCGAAGCAGGTGACGCTGGTCGCGATCCCGCCCGTCACCGGCGAGCAGGTATTGCGGCAGGGGCAGGTCGAGGTGGCCACGCTCAACGGCGTGCTGCGCGACAAGGCGCTCGAACGCGGCGGCATCCGCAGGCTGTTTGCCGATACCGACATCTTCGGAAACTTCACCGGCGGGTCCTACGTGCTGCGGGACAAGTTCATCAAGGACAATCCCAACACCTCGCGCAAGCTGGTCGAGGGCGTGTCCCGTGCCATCGCCTGGGCGCAGACGACGCCGCCGGAGGAGGTTCGCGCCCGCTTCGAGCGCATCATCGCCGATCGCAAGCGCAACGAGGACGCCACGCCCATCAAGTACTGGAAGAGCACGGGTGTTGCGACCAAGGGCGGCGTGATCGGCGACGTCGAGCTTCAAGTGTGGGTCGACTGGCTGGTCAAGGATGGTCTCTTGAAGCCGGATCAGCTCAAGCCGTCTGATCTCTACACCAACGCGTTCAACTATTTCCGTCCCGGCAAGACCGCGGAGGCCAAATGA
- a CDS encoding ABC transporter ATP-binding protein: MTTAKIRFEHVRKEFLVRGPGGGPAQRFTALDDITLDVRPGEFLALVGPSGCGKSTLLDLLGGLTAPSSGRVLLDGKVINGPARDRGIVFQQYALFPWRTAAQNVEFGLDIAGLKARARREKALHYLDLVGLSGFADRYPHELSGGMKQRVAIARSLAYDPEVLLMDEPFAALDAQTRETLQGELLQIWRSTGKTILFITHGIDEAVVLGQRVAVMTSRPGRIKQIVDIPDELHSETEDVRSLPQFGHVRHEVWSLLRDEVLKAQGAQVAAAEGERVAKAKELAHV; the protein is encoded by the coding sequence ATGACCACGGCCAAGATCAGATTCGAGCATGTACGGAAGGAATTCCTGGTCCGGGGCCCGGGTGGCGGGCCGGCGCAGCGCTTCACTGCGCTGGACGACATCACGCTGGATGTCCGTCCCGGCGAGTTCCTGGCGCTGGTCGGGCCGAGCGGCTGCGGCAAGTCGACCTTGCTGGACCTGCTCGGCGGCCTGACCGCGCCGAGCAGCGGGCGCGTCCTGCTCGACGGCAAGGTCATCAATGGGCCGGCACGTGATCGCGGCATCGTGTTCCAGCAATACGCGCTGTTTCCCTGGCGCACGGCCGCGCAGAATGTCGAGTTCGGACTCGACATCGCCGGCCTGAAGGCCAGGGCGCGGCGGGAGAAGGCGCTGCACTATCTCGATCTGGTCGGGCTGTCCGGCTTTGCCGACCGGTATCCGCACGAGCTCTCGGGCGGAATGAAGCAGCGCGTCGCGATCGCGCGAAGCCTCGCCTACGACCCGGAGGTGCTGCTGATGGACGAGCCGTTCGCGGCGCTCGACGCGCAGACGCGCGAGACGCTGCAAGGCGAGCTGTTGCAGATCTGGCGCAGCACCGGAAAGACCATCCTGTTCATCACGCATGGCATCGACGAAGCCGTCGTCCTTGGCCAGCGCGTGGCGGTGATGACCTCGCGTCCCGGCCGCATCAAGCAGATCGTCGATATTCCCGACGAACTGCACAGCGAGACCGAGGACGTCCGCTCGTTGCCGCAGTTCGGGCATGTGCGGCATGAGGTCTGGTCCTTGCTGCGCGACGAGGTGTTGAAGGCGCAAGGAGCTCAGGTAGCCGCAGCTGAAGGCGAGCGCGTCGCAAAGGCGAAGGAATTGGCTCATGTCTAA
- a CDS encoding NAD(P)/FAD-dependent oxidoreductase: protein MFQSDIDTAARETMRLIGPDPQNWIPDRQGIDHNVAIIGGGQSGSAFAVALRRAGIGKVTVIDAAGDAASSGPWLSSARMNKLRTPKGLLGPELGLTGLSFQAWYEARHGAAAYEAIDRIARVDWAAYLDWYRSTLRIDVRYRTRLLRVEPADDHLRLHLDVAGEARTETARKVILASGFPSNGGPSVPDVLSRNLPKELYAHTLEAIDFEKLRDRSVAVLGSAASAFDAAAVALEAGAREVHLFARRDRLASEPVIRTRGYPGAYDNYGSLPDALRWHQAIRFRRAGSTPPPDAVGRAVRFPNFHLHLAAPWTSAKPFGRRLLATTSHGDIAFDFVIAGTGYQVDLAKTPELAAFSDKILLWRDRLSPSADEQDETLGAHPYLGSGHEFLEKAPGRAPYLRNIHVFNPAAFVSFGLPIGDVPSFRRDIPGVVARISRDLFHDDLPAHEARINGQIADDFEPALYASAVWRSPSTVAAE from the coding sequence ATGTTTCAGTCCGATATCGACACCGCGGCTCGCGAGACCATGCGTCTGATTGGTCCAGATCCGCAGAACTGGATCCCGGATCGTCAGGGGATTGATCACAACGTCGCCATCATCGGCGGCGGGCAATCCGGAAGCGCCTTCGCCGTTGCGTTGCGTCGTGCCGGCATCGGCAAGGTCACGGTGATCGATGCCGCCGGCGACGCTGCTTCGTCTGGTCCCTGGTTGAGCAGCGCGCGCATGAACAAGCTGCGTACGCCGAAAGGGTTGCTGGGGCCTGAACTCGGTTTGACCGGACTGAGTTTCCAGGCCTGGTATGAAGCCCGCCACGGCGCCGCCGCATATGAAGCGATCGATCGTATTGCCCGGGTGGATTGGGCCGCCTACCTCGATTGGTATCGCAGCACGCTTCGTATCGACGTGCGCTATCGGACGCGGCTTCTCCGTGTCGAGCCGGCCGATGACCATCTGCGGCTTCATCTCGACGTGGCCGGCGAAGCGCGAACGGAAACGGCCCGCAAGGTCATTCTTGCCAGTGGATTCCCCAGTAACGGCGGTCCGTCCGTTCCCGACGTGCTCTCGCGCAATCTGCCAAAGGAGCTTTACGCTCATACGCTGGAAGCGATCGATTTCGAGAAGCTGCGCGACAGGTCAGTCGCGGTGCTGGGCAGCGCGGCCTCTGCATTCGACGCCGCGGCGGTGGCGCTCGAAGCCGGGGCGAGGGAGGTGCATCTCTTCGCGCGGCGCGACAGGCTCGCCTCGGAGCCGGTGATCAGGACGCGCGGCTATCCGGGAGCTTACGACAATTACGGATCGTTGCCGGACGCTCTTCGCTGGCATCAGGCCATCCGTTTCCGCCGTGCCGGATCCACGCCGCCGCCTGATGCGGTCGGGCGCGCCGTCAGGTTCCCGAATTTCCACCTTCATCTGGCGGCGCCGTGGACGTCGGCCAAGCCGTTCGGGCGGCGGCTACTTGCAACCACGTCGCATGGCGATATCGCATTCGATTTCGTCATCGCCGGTACGGGTTATCAGGTCGATCTCGCAAAGACGCCGGAGCTGGCCGCCTTCTCCGACAAGATCCTGTTGTGGCGCGACCGCTTATCGCCTTCTGCGGACGAGCAGGACGAAACGCTGGGCGCACATCCCTATCTCGGGTCGGGGCACGAATTCCTGGAGAAAGCGCCCGGCCGCGCGCCCTATCTCCGCAACATCCACGTCTTCAACCCCGCGGCGTTCGTGAGCTTCGGCTTGCCGATTGGAGACGTCCCGAGCTTCAGGCGCGATATCCCGGGCGTCGTCGCGCGGATCAGCAGGGATCTATTCCATGACGACCTTCCGGCGCATGAGGCGCGGATCAATGGACAGATCGCCGATGATTTCGAGCCCGCGCTATATGCGTCGGCCGTCTGGCGTTCGCCGAGCACAGTCGCAGCAGAATAG